The Terriglobales bacterium genome includes the window CCAGGATTGCATCTACCGCGTTGTTGATGATGTTCAGGAATACCTGTTCGAGTTGGTGTGCATCGGCTACAACCGCCCCGAGTGTCGAAGGGAAATTGCGCTCCACCTGGATGTTGTGAATGTTCAGGTCGTAGTCGCGCAAAGCCAGCGTGTCTTCTACGATCCGCCGCACGTCCACTGGCATCTTTGCCGGCTTTCTCTGGCGCGCAAAGGACAGTAGGTTCTGCACCACGCGATGGGTACGCTGCGCCTGCTTGTAGAGCTTGCTCACAAACTCGCGCTGATGTTCAGTGAGGTCTTCCCCTTCCAGAAGTTGCGAATACCCAAGTATTGCCGTCAGTGGATTATTCAGCTCGTGCGCCACGCCTGAGATCAGTTGCCCGACCGCCGACATTTTCTCGCTTTGCAGCAACTGCTCCTGCGTCGAACGCAAATGCTCGTATGCTTTTGAGGTCTCTTCGTACAGTCGAACTTTCTCGGTACTGTTCGCAAGTTGCCGGCCGAGCGCAATCATCAGCCCTTCGTCACGGTCGGAGAATGCATTCTGGCGTCGGCTGCTGATGCCCAGCACGCCGAGAAGTTTTCCGCCGGACCACATCACTACCCAAGCCCACGACTGCAAACCTTCCGCCCCAACGAATGCCTTGAATTCATTGGGCAGCATCTCCAGTTCACGCTGGGTGATGATCTCCACGTGGTTTTCCGCCAGCAACTCGCGAAAATCTGCTGGGATCGTAACGCTGCCGAGATTGCTGCCTAGTTCCGAGCGATGTCCAAACGCTGCCGCGCGCCGCAGCACCTGCCGGTCGGGATCGAAAAGGAAGATGGCTGCGGTATCAGCCATGAAGATGTCGATCAGGTGCCGCAGGGCCAGGTTAATGATCTCGTCCATGTCGAAGGACTGGCTGGCCAGCACCGCGATCGAGTTCAGCGCTTCCAGTTCGCGGTTCCTGCGCCGTACTTCATCTTCGGCCCGTTTCTTCTCCGTGATGTCGAGCAACACGCCGTGATACCGGATGATGTTTCCTGAAGCCGTCTTTGATGCATAGCTATTCTCGAGGACTGTCACCATGGAGCCGTCCTTACGCTTCAGGTTGACCTCGAAATTCTTCACCATTCCATTCTTCTGCATCTTCTGCAGGAACACGTTGCGATCGCTCGGATGCGCATAGAACGTCTGCGCAATCTCTTTTGACAGCACGTCGTCGCGGCTCTCGTACCCGAGCAGGTGAACGAACGCGTCGTTGCAGTCGATGACTCTTCCGTCCGGCGTCGATACGAACACGCCTTCCTGTACCTGCTCGAACAGTGTCCGGTATCTCTCTTCTGCCGCCCTTCTCGCCGTAGTGTCGCGGATAATGTGTACAGTTCCGCCAGGACCGTTTTCGTCCGCCACATAGGTCGTCGTCGAAACTGTTGCGAAGCCGCCAAAGCAGGGGTCCGGTTGGTCCCGAAACTCGCTGGCGAAACCTTCGCAGTACGGGCATTCCTTCCATGTCGACTGGAAATGCGGCAGCACCGATCCGCAGGTTCGCCCGACCACCGCTTCCTGGCTGGTGCCCAACTTATTCAGCAATGCGCGGTTCGCCTTGATGATCCGGTGACTATCGTCATGCACAAGGATCGGATCCGGCAGGGCGTCAAACGTGTTCGCCCACTGTCTCTGCGAACGGAGAATTTTCGCGATCAACTGCAGGTTTTCGATCGCGATACCGAGTTGCCGGGCTGCCGCGGCCAGGAATCGCAACTCGTCTGGCCGGTAGTGACGGGAATGTGAGTTTCCAACCACCAGTATCCCGATTACAGTCGCCTTCCCCTGCACCGGAATAACCACCATGTGATCCAGTTTTTCTCCGTGCAAAGTCTCCAGGATCTGCTGGTGTTGATTGCGGCGGTAAAGAATGATCGGCTCTCCGCCTTGGATCAGTTCGCTTCCGTACGGTCCTTCGAGTGGAATTCTCCATCTCGTCCGCAAGAACGCATCCGTAAGCCCGACATGTGCGCGCATCTCCATCTGGTCGCCCACAATGAGCCGAAACCAAACGGCTTTCGCCGACATGAGTCGCTTAATCTGCTGCAGCGCCACCAGCATGACGGCATGTTCGTCCTCGGCCGTCGCCACTGTCCCAATCACTTCGTTGACGACATCCAGCCGCCGCGTTCGCGTTCGGGACTCATCCAGTACCAGCAGCAGCATGCTGAGCCCAAGCAGGCTCTGGATCAACAGGTCGAAGTTCGCGTGGTCCTGCGCCGTGCTGATGTCAAAGTCGATGTGCATCAGGAACAGCATCACCGACATCACCCAGGGACTAGCCTGCCGTCGCCCCCGGCTGAACCGCACCAGCAGGATGGCTGCCGAGAAGGTTCCAACCCTGTATAGGATCTGGAACACCCATTCCAACTGCTCCACGGGGCTATTAGGAAGGCAGACTTTCCAAACCACGATCGCCATCGCGGCCGCCGTGGATGCCCCCACGACAATCAGCCACCGCCGTCTTTGTAGGTAATCGAATACCGCTGAGGCAAAGAGACCCGCCGAGATCAGAAATGCGGCGTACGTCAGGACCACCGTGGAACGGCTGTATGCCCCTCCCCAGGTTTGAGTCGCCCCGATCTGGTACAGCAAATACGCCGACCACCCGGTAATCCAGAAAAACAGGTATCGTTCTCGAAATGTGCGGTAGATAAGGACGCCTGCTGTCAGCAGGACGAGGGTGCTGGCAGTGTCGGCAAGGTTGTCGACAGTGGCCAATCGTTCCAACCAGCCATACGCGACTAGCGCAGAAAGCATGTGAGCCCGAACATCGGTGAATGGGCTTGTATATCACGGAATCTAGTCGATTACGTTGGTTTTTTACCCGAGAGGTGCCGTGAAAGGAACTGAGATACAATGCGCTTAAGTTCAACAGGATCGGGGAATGTCGGCAGAGCGAATTCTTATCGTTGATGACGAAGACGCGATTAGGGAGATTGTCGCGTCCATGCTGTCTCTCGCGGGTTACAAATGCCAGCAGGCCGCCTCAGGCGTCGAGGCGCTCGCCGTCTTACAGTCGGGCGAAGAGTTCGAACTCATGCTTTCCGACCTGATGATGGCCGAACTCGACGGTATCGGCCTACTGGAGCGCACCAAGGAAAAGTATCCCGACATGCCAGTCGTGATGGTTACCGCCGTCCACGACATCTCCGTCGCGCTTGCTGCCCTTCGCAACGGCGCCTACGACTATCTCCTCAAGCCCTTCGAGCGCGAACAATTGCTGGCTACCGTCCGCCGCGCCATGGAAAATCGTCGCCTTAAGCTGGAAAACCGGGCCTATCAGGTGAATCTGGAAACCCTGGTCGCCGCCCGGACCGAGCAACTGCGGCAGGCTATGTCTGACCTGGAGCGCTCATACGACATCACCCTCGAAGCCCTCGGCGATGCGCTCG containing:
- a CDS encoding PAS domain S-box protein produces the protein MLSALVAYGWLERLATVDNLADTASTLVLLTAGVLIYRTFRERYLFFWITGWSAYLLYQIGATQTWGGAYSRSTVVLTYAAFLISAGLFASAVFDYLQRRRWLIVVGASTAAAMAIVVWKVCLPNSPVEQLEWVFQILYRVGTFSAAILLVRFSRGRRQASPWVMSVMLFLMHIDFDISTAQDHANFDLLIQSLLGLSMLLLVLDESRTRTRRLDVVNEVIGTVATAEDEHAVMLVALQQIKRLMSAKAVWFRLIVGDQMEMRAHVGLTDAFLRTRWRIPLEGPYGSELIQGGEPIILYRRNQHQQILETLHGEKLDHMVVIPVQGKATVIGILVVGNSHSRHYRPDELRFLAAAARQLGIAIENLQLIAKILRSQRQWANTFDALPDPILVHDDSHRIIKANRALLNKLGTSQEAVVGRTCGSVLPHFQSTWKECPYCEGFASEFRDQPDPCFGGFATVSTTTYVADENGPGGTVHIIRDTTARRAAEERYRTLFEQVQEGVFVSTPDGRVIDCNDAFVHLLGYESRDDVLSKEIAQTFYAHPSDRNVFLQKMQKNGMVKNFEVNLKRKDGSMVTVLENSYASKTASGNIIRYHGVLLDITEKKRAEDEVRRRNRELEALNSIAVLASQSFDMDEIINLALRHLIDIFMADTAAIFLFDPDRQVLRRAAAFGHRSELGSNLGSVTIPADFRELLAENHVEIITQRELEMLPNEFKAFVGAEGLQSWAWVVMWSGGKLLGVLGISSRRQNAFSDRDEGLMIALGRQLANSTEKVRLYEETSKAYEHLRSTQEQLLQSEKMSAVGQLISGVAHELNNPLTAILGYSQLLEGEDLTEHQREFVSKLYKQAQRTHRVVQNLLSFARQRKPAKMPVDVRRIVEDTLALRDYDLNIHNIQVERNFPSTLGAVVADAHQLEQVFLNIINNAVDAILERSRGGKLEVSIVVQDAHVSLEFHDSGPGIKEVNRIFDPFYTTKSVGKGTGLGLSICYGIIKEHGGDIRAYNHPSGGAVLQVVLPMAAEAAVSKTADLSERSVPLQGRVLIVDDEEAVLDFEREVLAGAGAQVVCLNSAELAIATLAAEQFDAILVDSAMPGALNGIDVYRWLAEHRPESKGRVVLTLSSLTDSELRKYLEENGISYISKPFEVSDLIALTASAMQANKSAASAS